A stretch of the Chitiniphilus purpureus genome encodes the following:
- a CDS encoding sensor histidine kinase, with protein sequence MAHLPGSPWPANRFYTTASPFNRFVLILPLIMLLAMGAFVLLTYREAQGALLDEFRVALREEVSNLETVYREEGLQALRQSIDRRAKIGEAEHTIYLLTAADGRRLAGNIDGWPAGVPAADERSVTFSDPLDGSTVAAEVFLLYGDLRLLVGRRAIYEQVGEHLLRNYLWLSGTMIVASLACGWGFTRLIRRRLGTIVSTARTIRADATSNRVPMGHSGDEIDALIVELNAMLDKQDKLIVYARQSSFAIAHDLRHPLSHLRNSLSDVAGELRGLSQAEHVNALIGDVDHILAVFAALMRLGRLESGAQVLVRRPLMLSALAADVVSLYAPLAEEHGRKLVLEAESCLVSVDRELVGQALANLIENALRYGEGEVRVLVMQHGDDATISVRDHGPGIPAVQRERVTDPFYRLESSRHSPGSGLGLALVKVIAEAHGGRLQLLPGEPGLLAVMHLHAGEEGRA encoded by the coding sequence ATGGCGCATCTGCCCGGCAGCCCCTGGCCCGCCAACCGGTTCTACACCACCGCCAGCCCATTCAACCGCTTTGTGCTGATCCTGCCGCTGATCATGCTGCTGGCGATGGGCGCGTTCGTACTGCTGACCTACCGCGAAGCACAGGGGGCGTTGCTGGATGAGTTCCGCGTGGCACTGCGCGAGGAGGTCTCCAACCTGGAGACGGTCTACCGCGAAGAGGGTCTGCAGGCGTTGCGCCAGTCGATCGACCGGCGTGCCAAGATCGGCGAGGCCGAACATACCATCTACCTGCTGACCGCTGCTGACGGCCGGCGGCTTGCCGGCAACATCGACGGCTGGCCGGCCGGCGTGCCGGCCGCGGACGAGCGTTCGGTGACGTTTTCCGACCCACTGGACGGCAGCACGGTGGCGGCCGAGGTGTTTCTGCTCTACGGCGATCTGCGCCTGCTGGTGGGGCGGCGCGCGATCTACGAGCAGGTGGGCGAGCACCTGCTGCGCAACTACCTGTGGCTGTCCGGCACCATGATCGTCGCCTCGCTGGCATGCGGCTGGGGTTTCACGCGGCTGATCCGGCGACGCCTGGGGACCATTGTCAGCACCGCACGCACCATCCGCGCCGATGCCACCAGCAACCGCGTGCCGATGGGCCACAGCGGCGACGAGATCGACGCGCTGATCGTCGAGCTGAATGCCATGCTCGACAAGCAGGACAAGCTCATTGTCTATGCCCGTCAATCGTCGTTTGCCATCGCGCACGACCTGCGTCATCCGCTGTCGCACCTGCGCAACTCACTCTCGGACGTCGCCGGCGAGCTGCGTGGTTTGTCACAGGCCGAGCACGTCAACGCGCTGATCGGTGACGTGGACCATATCCTGGCGGTGTTCGCCGCGCTGATGCGGCTGGGCCGGCTGGAGTCGGGCGCGCAGGTGCTGGTGCGCCGCCCGCTCATGCTCTCGGCGCTGGCCGCCGACGTGGTCTCGCTGTACGCCCCGCTTGCCGAAGAGCATGGGCGCAAGCTGGTGCTGGAGGCCGAGTCGTGCCTCGTGAGCGTCGATCGCGAGCTGGTCGGCCAGGCGCTGGCCAACCTGATCGAGAATGCGCTGCGCTACGGCGAAGGTGAGGTGCGTGTGCTGGTGATGCAGCATGGCGACGATGCCACCATCTCGGTACGCGACCATGGCCCGGGCATTCCGGCCGTGCAGCGCGAGCGCGTGACCGATCCCTTCTACCGGCTGGAGTCGAGTCGGCATTCGCCGGGCAGCGGTCTGGGTCTGGCGCTGGTCAAGGTGATCGCCGAGGCGCATGGCGGCCGGTTGCAGCTGCTGCCGGGCGAGCCGGGCCTGCTGGCGGTGATGCACCTGCACGCCGGTGAGGAAGGGCGCGCCTAG